The Synechococcus sp. HK05 DNA segment CTCGCCGTGATGGCCGGGATCGAAGCGGGGGTGAGCGCTGAAGGCCTCGCCCTTCTTGAGCAGGCCACCCAAGCGGCTGAGACCGCGGGTTTCGAGGCTGGCGGGATCGAGGGCGTGGGGTTCGGCCGCTTCCCACAGCGCCAGCAGCTGATCACCCAGCCGCACCACATGGGTGTTGGCGATGTTCTTCAGCCGCAGATCGAAGGCGTTGGCGGCGATGCCACCGGGCTTCTGGGTGCCGAACACACCGCGATAGAGAAACTTGCCGGCCTGCTCTTCGGCCTCAAAGCCCTCGGTGCGCACAAAGCGGTTGCGCAGCTCCGCCTGGCCACCTGCAAAACGCAGGGCGGTGATCATGCCGTCGCCATCAAAGGGGTGATGCACCCACTGCCCGCCGCGTTCCAACCGGCCCGGACCGTTGCGATACAGGGTGCCCACCAACTCCGGCGGAATGGTGCCGCGGGCGGCCGTGAGCTGCACACCCTCAAGCTCCACGCCCACGTTGCGGAAGGCGCTGGCCCAGTCGGCGCGGTCGTAAGCGGGAGCAGCGGCGGGGGCGACGGTCATCGGGGCGGCGGCAGGCGCGAGCCCCGATCATCGCGTAACGGAGTGTTAAGGCGTCGCCCAGCGCCAAGCCAGCGCAACTGTCGGGATGTGGGACCAAAACTCAAGAAATCTGAGCCCACCCGCAGACAGAGCTCCAGACACATGCGCACGCAACGCACCTCACGCGCGCCCTAAGGCGCCTGAATCAGGCCCCAGCCCGCTCCAGCACCCCCTTGCTGCTCGGCACCGCACCGGCGCGGCGCGGGTCGATCTCGGTGGCCAGGCGCAGCGCCCGGGCGAAGGCCTTGAAGCAGGCCTCCACGATGTGGTGCGAATTCACCCCGTCCAGCTGGCGGATGTGCAGGGTGAGGCCGGAGTTGTTCACCACCGCCACGAAGAACTCCTTCACCAGCTCCGTGTCGTAGCTGCCGATCTTCTGGGCCGGGATCTGCAGGCCGAAGCTCAGGTGCGGCCGGCCGCTGCAATCGAGCGCCACCTGCACCAGCGCCTCATCGAGCGGCGCCACGAAGTGGCCGAAGCGGTGGATGCCACGGCGGTCGCCCAACGCCTGGGCCAGGGCCTGACCGATGGCGATGCCCACGTCTTCATTGGTGTGGTGATCGTCGATGTGAGTGTCACCTACTGCGTTCACCTCCAGATCGATCAGCCCGTGGCTGCTGATCTGGTGAAGCATGTGATCGAGAAACGGCACGCCGGTGCTGGCCTGGCAGCGACCGGTTCCATCCAAATTGAGCTTGACGCGCACATCGGTTTCGCCGGTGACGCGGTGGATCTCACCTGTGCGCATCAGGCCTGAAAGACGTTGTGGCCATCATCGCGAACCGACTGGATCAGGTCCACACCAGGGCCGTCTCCGGCTCCGGGGGCTGCGCCAGGGGGTGGGCATCCGTGAGCAACAGGCGCGAGATCGATGCGCAGATGCGATTCATCGGCAACGCCAGATCAGCTGGAGCAAAAGGAGTTTCGACAAACGCTCCCAAACGTTCCACGGCGATGAACAGCAGCATCACGACAAAGCCCACCCAAGCCCCAACCGGGGCATAAAGGGCATCCATCCGCAGAAACAGCAGATACCCGAAGCTCCACACCGCCACCCTCACAAATACGTCGTAAGGAGCTGGAAGCGGGTGATTACGGATGCGCTCTAGGCCGCCGAGGGTGTCGGAGATTTGACTGTGAACCCCCAATAACTGCAGACGACCCCATGCATCCACAGCCCCGGAGCGATGCAGCTGCTCAATCGCCCGGGCCTGCTGCAGCAACAACTGATCAGCACTGATCGGTGCGTCAGACCATCGGCTCAAGGCCCAGCGGAGGTGGCTCTGGGAATCAGTGCGGAGCTCAGCATTCATCGTCCAGGCCAACCGCACCTGAGCGTCCAGCAAAGGCGAGATTTGGTCGTGGTCACCCAGAAGGGCCCGCAACAGGTCACGCCAACTACGGCTGTGATTCAACAAGGCTCCCCAGAGCTTGCGCGCCTCCCACCAACGTTCATACGCCTGGCTCTGCCGAAAGCCAGTGAACACCGACACAGCAATGCCCCAGGTGGGTAGAAGCACCTCAGGGGCAAGCATCTGGGCCAGGTTCGGGTTCAGCCGAAGGGATCCCACACAGAGCAGGGCCGCGACCAGAAAATCCGTCCAGAGATGGCGCAGGAGATAGAGAGCAACCTTGAGGCTCCCCAGCGGGCCAACCTGCCGGAGCATCGATCACATCCCCGTGATGCAGTAACCCGCATCCACGTAGATCACCTGGCCGGTAATGCCGCTGGAGAGGGGGCTGGCCAGGAACGCAGCGGTACCGCCCACTTCGTCCTGGGTCACGGTGCGATGCAGGGGGGCCTTCTCCTCCACGTTGTGGATCATGTCGAGGATGCCGCCGATGGCGGAGCTGGCCAGGGTGCGGATCGGGCCGGCGCTAATCGCGTTCACGCGCACCTGCTTCTCGGCCCCCAGCTCGGCAGCCAAATAACGCACAGACGCCTCGAGAGCCGCCTTGGCCACGCCCATCACGTTGTAGTTGGGGATGGCGCGCTCAGCGCCCAGGTAGCTGAGGGTGATCACGCTGGCGCCCTCGTTGAACAGCGGCTTGGCGTAGCGGCAGAGGGGTGCCAGTGAATAGGCGCTCACCTCGAGGGCCCGGGCGAAGCCCTCGG contains these protein-coding regions:
- a CDS encoding bestrophin family ion channel; this encodes MLRQVGPLGSLKVALYLLRHLWTDFLVAALLCVGSLRLNPNLAQMLAPEVLLPTWGIAVSVFTGFRQSQAYERWWEARKLWGALLNHSRSWRDLLRALLGDHDQISPLLDAQVRLAWTMNAELRTDSQSHLRWALSRWSDAPISADQLLLQQARAIEQLHRSGAVDAWGRLQLLGVHSQISDTLGGLERIRNHPLPAPYDVFVRVAVWSFGYLLFLRMDALYAPVGAWVGFVVMLLFIAVERLGAFVETPFAPADLALPMNRICASISRLLLTDAHPLAQPPEPETALVWT
- the fabI gene encoding enoyl-ACP reductase FabI; translation: MLLDLRGKKALVTGIANNKSIAWGIAQQLHAAGAELGVTYLPDEKGRFEGKVRDLTAPLAPTLFEPLNVQDPAQIEAVFAKVKEQWGSIDVLVHCLAYAGKDELVGDYSNISPEGFARALEVSAYSLAPLCRYAKPLFNEGASVITLSYLGAERAIPNYNVMGVAKAALEASVRYLAAELGAEKQVRVNAISAGPIRTLASSAIGGILDMIHNVEEKAPLHRTVTQDEVGGTAAFLASPLSSGITGQVIYVDAGYCITGM
- the hisB gene encoding imidazoleglycerol-phosphate dehydratase HisB; this translates as MRTGEIHRVTGETDVRVKLNLDGTGRCQASTGVPFLDHMLHQISSHGLIDLEVNAVGDTHIDDHHTNEDVGIAIGQALAQALGDRRGIHRFGHFVAPLDEALVQVALDCSGRPHLSFGLQIPAQKIGSYDTELVKEFFVAVVNNSGLTLHIRQLDGVNSHHIVEACFKAFARALRLATEIDPRRAGAVPSSKGVLERAGA